A section of the Hemibagrus wyckioides isolate EC202008001 linkage group LG04, SWU_Hwy_1.0, whole genome shotgun sequence genome encodes:
- the snrpd2 gene encoding small nuclear ribonucleoprotein Sm D2, with protein MSLLNKPKSEMTPEELQKREEEEFNTGPLSVLTQSVKNNTQVLINCRNNKKLLGRVKAFDRHCNMVLENVKEMWTEVPKSGKGKKKSKPVNKDRYISKMFLRGDSVIVVLRNPLITGK; from the exons AT GAGTCTTTTGAACAAGCCGAAGTCAGAGATGACCCCTGAGGAGCTGCAGAAGCGTGAGGAGGAGGAGTTCAACACCGGGCCGCTGTCCGTCCTCACGCAGTCTGTCAAGAACAACACGCAGGTGCTCATCAACTGCCGCAACAACAAGAAGCTGCTGGGTCGAGTCAAAGCCTTCGACAG acactgTAACATGGTCCTGGAGAACGTAAAGGAGATGTGGACTGAGGTTCCCAAGAGCGGGAAGGGAAAGAAGAAATCCAAACCAGTGAATAAAGACCGTTACATCTCCAAGATGTTTCTGAGAGGAGACTCGGTCATCGTGGTGTTGAGGAATCCACTGATCACCGGCAAATAA